A window of Ranitomeya variabilis isolate aRanVar5 chromosome 2, aRanVar5.hap1, whole genome shotgun sequence contains these coding sequences:
- the LOC143803687 gene encoding posterior protein-like produces MEFVEKFVKKYASAVYHVSVDKSLEVQYNDLIAQCKIFNNKLNSKVLSKNLKKEKLSNEISVLLKMKELAELKEANYLMQRLQVKEDIDKISDSVIGISDNTTSKIHDLQSDVNELAVRNRQLEEQLKECRLSLTSHAAQVYSLELKNSQMEKLIATLESQLDKANCQLHSKEQCIQSLTSKKCSTETVNVCTLSNEGRMEAGYRSPLIDNSPLLTISEKLHLCQLLGKFESHISPVIPSNRFEHVVQQYNLNNKNPWSLLQVWLPGPIAAQLKTEQIGDGCNGAEIRRKELQRIIGGRDIRGENALAVTRFRQYDDPLLFCNNYLSLYRTVYNCLEMSQDDANFLCSMANHSNVDYTTRKTLRNTSSYENFVNILRDWCNESKKKYELSGNVSAVYRPRRQGYVRYYYKCGQPGHIKRYCNTPNMYPERKSHSLHQEIDSVEAEEESISYNTEFIETCEEIGNVETDPDTNAPKPETLWSPNDKSKTEKRQEMS; encoded by the coding sequence ATGGAGTTTGTGGAAAAGTTTGTGAAGAAGTACGCCTCTGCTGTTTACCATGTCAGTGTCGATAAATCTTTGGAAGTCCAGTACAATGACTTGATAGCCCAATGTAAAATCTTTAATAATAAGTTGAATAGTAAAGTGCTGAGCAAGAATTTGAAAAAGGAAAAGTTAAGCAATGAAATTTCAGTGTTGCTGAAGATGAAAGAGTTGGCTGAATTGAAAGAAGCAAATTATTTGATGCAAAGGCTACAAGTCAAGGAGGACATAGACAAAATTAGTGATTCTGTTAttggaatttctgacaatacaactaGTAAAATACATGATTTGCAATCAGATGTAAATGAATTAGCTGTGAGAAATAGACAGTTGGAGGAACAATTGAAGGAGTGTAGACTGAGCCTCACTTCACATGCAGCTCAGGTTTATTCTTTAGAACTGAAAAATAGTCAAATGGAGAAGTTAATTGCAACACTGGAGAGTCAACTGGATAAAGCTAACTGTCAATTGCATAGCAAAGAGCAATGTATACAGTCTCTTACATCAAAGAAATGCAGCACTGAGACAGTCAATGTATGTACTCTTTCTAATGAGGGTAGAATGGAAGCCGGATATAGATCTCCATTGATTGATAATTCTCCATTGCTCACTATTTCTGAGAAGCTTCATCTGTGTCAACTTCTTGGTAAATTTGAGTCACATATTTCTCCAGTCATTCCGTCCAATAGATTTGAACATGTTGTCCAACAGTATAATCTGAACAATAAAAATCCTTGGTCTCTATTACAAGTTTGGCTTCCAGGGCCAATTGCAGCACAACTAAAAACAGAACAAATAGGTGATGGATGTAATGGTGCAGAGATAAGAAGGAAGGAATTACAACGCATCATAGGTGGACGAGACATTAGAGGTGAAAATGCCCTAGCAGTGACCAGATTCAGGCAATATGATGATCCGTTGCTCTTTTGTAATAATTATCTGTCCCTATATAGGACTGTTTACAACTGTCTGGAAATGTCTCAGGATGATGCTAATTTCCTATGTTCAATGGCAAATCATAGTAATGTAGATTACACCACAAGAAAGACTCTAAGGAATACTAGCTCCTATGAAAACTTTGTGAATATACTTAGGGACTGGTGTAATGAGTCTAAAAAGAAATATGAACTGTCAGGAAATGTATCTGCTGTATACAGACCCAGGAGGCAAGGATATGTTAGGTATTATTATAAATGTGGTCAACCAGGACACATTAAACGGTATTGTAATACACCTAACATGTACCCAGAAAGAAAAAGTCATTCGTTGCACCAAGAAATTgatagtgttgaggctgaagaggaAAGTATCTCCTACAACACAGAGTTCATAGAGACATGTGAGGAGATAGGTAATGTAGAAACTGACCCTGATACAAATGCACCAAAACCAGAAACATTGTGGAGCCCAAATGACAAAAGTAAGACAGAAAAACGTCAGGAGATGTCATAA